Within Ipomoea triloba cultivar NCNSP0323 chromosome 9, ASM357664v1, the genomic segment TCTATCTATTAATCAGAGCTCTACCAGTCGGTCGATATATAGTCGGTCAGAGCTCCACCAAGTGAAGAACAACGAAGATAATCCATTCATTCTTTCCGTCCGTCGCTCGATCGAATTCTCTCTCCAAACCCACCGAAAAACTTAGGATGGAAGCCGCCGGAATCCACCAAGTGCTTGTCAAGCTCCTCGACGGTAAGCACAGAATCATAAATTTCTCCACCCCATCTGTATCTATCCAAACCCTAAAACACAGAAttcaaaccctaaccctaatccCAACCCATCTCCAACTTCTCATCCCTTCCGATTCACCCTACCTCCTTCAAGACAACCAAACACTCAATCTCACAACCGGACACCATCAATCCAAATTTCCCGTGGTTGTGAACCTCTTATTGCGGTTGAGGGGAGGGAAAGGTGGATTCGGATCGTTGCTTAGAGGGGCGGCGACTAAGGCGGGGCAGAAAAAGACGAACAATTTCGATGCCTGTCGGGACATGAGCGGGAGGAGGCTGAGGCACGTGAACGCCGAGAAGAGATTGGAGGAGTGGAAGGCAGAGGCGGAGGAGCGGAAGCTTGAGAAGATGGCGGAGGATTATATCAACAAGAAGGCAAAAGAGTTGGCGAAGAAGGGAAGCGGAAGCAGGAGTAAGACTGGGGAGAGCGCCGATAAGTATGTGGCTAAGTATAGAGAGGACTCCGCAAAGTGTATGGAGGAAGTCGAGAGGTCAGTGAGGGAATCGCTTAAGGGATTCGTCGCTTCTAAAAGGAAAGCTGCTGCTGCTGAACTGAATGATTCTGATTCTAAGAAGCTGAAGATATGGTAAGGCCTTTGACATTGTGAAATCGAAATTCATTATAGATTTATGGCTGCTTTGCTTTTTATccatacacttttttttttggcagaaATGTAAAGGTTTGCAATTAAAACATGTCACTTAGAGGGTTTTGGTACTTTCCTATCAATTATATTCCTAGGAATGTATTTGATGGGAATAATTTGGTGTTATCCTTCCTAGGAAGAAATCAGATCACGAACATGAAAGCCCTTTTCAAGATATagtaatcaaaattcaaaaagaagAGACATGCATCATTATTGAGTTTtatatttgagatagaaaactaATAAAGAATACTGACTTTGTACCTAGATGCAAATTTCTTCGGGAAAACAATGGTGGGAAGTCAAATTTCTGAGAATTTTAATCTGGTGCTAAAAAGGATAAATACGTAATTGAATAAATGGGAAAAAGAATCCTACCCTGTT encodes:
- the LOC116030292 gene encoding replication stress response regulator SDE2 isoform X2 — its product is MEAAGIHQVLVKLLDGKHRIINFSTPSVSIQTLKHRIQTLTLIPTHLQLLIPSDSPYLLQDNQTLNLTTGHHQSKFPVVVNLLLRLRGGKGGFGSLLRGAATKAGQKKTNNFDACRDMSGRRLRHVNAEKRLEEWKAEAEERKLEKMAEDYINKKAKELAKKGSGSRSKTGESADKYVAKYREDSAKCMEEVERSVRESLKGFVASKRKAAAAELNDSDSKKLKIWMGKRKFDDSDSEDMDEDYSDEDEENEKSVIIDNGNNSDSSRGTNGDVDLVLGQKIDSESGSEEEKDTFVENNPDSNNIVHASPLYTSFASESGNFKAEREASNSSGSAVAEEIIDQQTGYSPSGEEGTSVIEASSDARPKAGAVQEGEGSVKVADPERALNFDEISSAEELEVLGMEKLKSELQVRGLKCGGTLQERAARLFLLKTTPLEMLPKKLLAKK